One genomic region from Rhodothermus sp. encodes:
- the pcaF gene encoding 3-oxoadipyl-CoA thiolase, whose product MRDAYIIDGVRTPIGRLGGALATVRADDLAAHVLHALLDRHPEIDPAAIDDVYMGCANQAGEDNRNVARMALLLAGLPPSVPGVTINRLCASGMSAVVEAARAIRAGDGDLYLAGGIEHMTRAPFVLSKASRPFGRDVELYDTSLGWRFVNPKMEARYGAEPMGCTAENLVELYGIAREDQDRFAYRSHKKAAAAREQGRLALEIVPVEAPQPKAPPRLVQDDEHIRPETTLEALAKLPPVFRKDGTVTAGNSSGLNDGACALLLASEDAVRRFNLKPKARIVSSAVVGVEPRIMGIGPVEAARRALQRAHLTFDDLDVIELNEAFAAQVLACVRQWGLADDDPRLNPNGGAIALGHPLGMSGARLILTATIELEQRQARYALCTLCVGVGQGMATVIERI is encoded by the coding sequence ATGCGGGACGCCTATATCATCGACGGGGTACGAACCCCCATCGGACGCCTGGGGGGCGCGTTGGCCACCGTACGGGCCGACGATCTGGCCGCCCACGTACTCCATGCCCTGCTGGACCGACATCCAGAAATCGACCCGGCCGCCATCGACGACGTGTATATGGGCTGTGCCAACCAGGCCGGCGAAGATAACCGCAACGTAGCCCGCATGGCGTTGTTGCTGGCCGGTCTGCCCCCCAGCGTGCCGGGTGTCACGATCAACCGCCTCTGTGCCTCCGGCATGAGCGCCGTCGTGGAAGCAGCCCGTGCCATCCGGGCTGGCGACGGCGACCTGTACCTGGCCGGCGGTATCGAGCACATGACGCGCGCCCCCTTCGTACTCTCTAAAGCCAGCCGCCCCTTTGGGCGTGACGTCGAACTCTACGACACCAGCCTGGGCTGGCGTTTCGTCAATCCGAAAATGGAAGCCCGCTACGGCGCTGAACCGATGGGCTGCACCGCCGAGAACCTTGTGGAACTGTACGGCATTGCTCGTGAAGATCAGGATCGGTTCGCCTATCGTTCCCACAAGAAGGCTGCGGCAGCTCGTGAGCAGGGGCGTCTGGCGCTGGAGATCGTTCCGGTAGAAGCCCCCCAGCCCAAAGCGCCTCCCCGACTGGTGCAGGACGATGAACACATCCGGCCGGAGACCACACTCGAAGCACTTGCCAAGCTGCCTCCGGTTTTTCGGAAAGATGGCACCGTGACAGCCGGCAATTCCTCGGGCCTCAACGACGGTGCCTGTGCGTTGCTGCTGGCCTCGGAAGACGCGGTCCGTCGTTTCAATCTAAAGCCAAAGGCGCGCATCGTCAGCTCCGCTGTCGTCGGTGTAGAGCCTCGCATCATGGGCATCGGGCCGGTAGAAGCAGCTCGTCGAGCGCTACAACGGGCGCACCTGACGTTCGACGACCTGGACGTGATCGAACTCAACGAAGCCTTTGCCGCACAGGTACTGGCCTGCGTGCGGCAATGGGGGTTGGCCGACGACGATCCACGCCTGAACCCCAACGGGGGCGCTATTGCACTTGGCCACCCCCTGGGTATGTCGGGTGCCCGGTTGATCCTGACCGCCACCATTGAGCTGGAACAACGCCAGGCCCGCTACGCCCTCTGCACGCTCTGCGTGGGCGTTGGCCAGGGCATGGCTACCGTCATCGAACGGATATAG
- a CDS encoding enoyl-CoA hydratase-related protein has protein sequence MFSFATLQVEADDQGIVCCTFNRPEVRNALNLEMVQEIRQLLEQLAVRNEVRVLIFTGAGNQAFVSGADIAELRKRGRAEALQRINNSLFREIEQFPVPTIAAVRGWALGGGCELAMACDLRVAGESARFGQPEVRLGIIPGAGATYRLPRLVGTGKARELIFTGRIIEAAEALAIGLVNYVVPDDQVLEKARALAEEIAAGSPLAVRFAKMALNAAAEMSTDAGLTLETIMQAVLFEDEEKYRRMTDFLERRRARKS, from the coding sequence GTGTTTTCGTTTGCTACATTGCAGGTCGAAGCGGACGACCAGGGCATTGTGTGCTGTACCTTTAACCGCCCAGAGGTGCGCAATGCCCTTAATCTGGAGATGGTTCAAGAGATACGTCAGTTGCTGGAGCAGCTGGCTGTCCGTAACGAAGTGCGCGTACTGATCTTTACCGGAGCCGGCAACCAGGCATTTGTCAGCGGCGCTGATATTGCTGAGCTCCGAAAGCGGGGACGGGCCGAAGCGCTACAGCGGATCAATAACAGCCTGTTTCGAGAAATTGAGCAGTTTCCGGTGCCGACCATCGCGGCTGTGCGCGGTTGGGCCCTGGGGGGAGGGTGTGAGCTGGCTATGGCCTGCGACTTGCGCGTTGCTGGAGAGAGCGCTCGCTTCGGACAGCCCGAAGTCCGGCTGGGTATTATTCCCGGTGCCGGGGCTACGTATCGACTTCCACGTCTGGTAGGTACGGGTAAAGCTCGTGAGCTGATCTTTACCGGTCGTATTATTGAAGCCGCCGAGGCGCTGGCGATCGGACTGGTCAACTATGTGGTGCCTGACGATCAAGTGCTGGAAAAAGCCCGGGCGCTGGCCGAAGAGATCGCAGCAGGTAGTCCGCTGGCTGTTCGTTTCGCCAAGATGGCGCTGAACGCAGCCGCCGAGATGAGCACCGACGCCGGATTGACGCTGGAGACCATCATGCAGGCTGTGCTCTTTGAAGACGAAGAAAAGTACCGGCGCATGACCGATTTTCTGGAGCGCAGACGTGCGCGTAAATCCTGA
- a CDS encoding enoyl-CoA hydratase-related protein, whose translation MHYRFIRYECDSGVATLTLNRPEVLNSFHRPMADETIDALQRAADDPTVRAIVLTGAGRAFCAGQDLQAVLPREGEPAPDLGEIVRAQYNPIIRLIRHTEKPFVAAVNGAAAGAGANIALACDFVVAADQATFIQAFSRIGLIPDSGGTFLLPRLVGQARATALMMLADKLSASEAHAMGLIYQVCPADRLMDEAMALARRLAAMPTRALGMIKRALNRSFTSDLDAQLELEAELQAEAGRTHDYQEGVAAFLEKRPPVFQGR comes from the coding sequence ATGCATTACCGTTTCATTCGTTATGAATGCGACAGCGGCGTGGCGACGCTCACGCTGAACCGGCCAGAGGTACTGAACAGCTTCCATCGGCCGATGGCCGACGAAACCATTGACGCCCTGCAGCGGGCGGCCGACGATCCGACGGTGCGTGCCATTGTGTTGACCGGGGCTGGACGCGCCTTCTGTGCCGGCCAGGACCTGCAGGCCGTGCTGCCGCGCGAAGGCGAACCAGCTCCGGACCTCGGCGAGATTGTACGTGCCCAGTACAATCCGATCATCCGGCTTATCCGGCATACCGAAAAGCCCTTTGTGGCGGCCGTCAACGGCGCCGCCGCCGGCGCCGGTGCCAACATTGCGCTGGCCTGCGATTTCGTGGTAGCTGCTGATCAGGCCACCTTCATTCAGGCTTTTTCGCGCATCGGCCTGATCCCTGACAGCGGTGGCACCTTCCTACTGCCTCGTCTGGTTGGACAGGCCCGGGCAACGGCCCTGATGATGCTGGCCGACAAGCTTTCAGCTTCCGAGGCCCACGCAATGGGACTGATCTATCAGGTGTGTCCGGCCGACCGCCTGATGGATGAAGCCATGGCACTGGCACGCCGCCTGGCGGCCATGCCTACCCGTGCCCTGGGCATGATCAAGCGTGCCCTGAATCGCTCCTTCACCAGCGACCTGGATGCCCAGCTTGAACTGGAAGCCGAACTGCAGGCTGAAGCTGGTCGCACACACGACTATCAGGAGGGCGTTGCCGCCTTCCTCGAAAAGCGCCCACCGGTTTTCCAGGGACGTTAG
- the paaZ gene encoding phenylacetic acid degradation bifunctional protein PaaZ, producing METTVYLGKVQSFAQGRWHTPQGKGRPVYHAVTGEPIAEISSEGLDFKGMLEYARSVGGPKLRQMTFHERARMLKALALYLNEHKAELYELSRATGATKQDAWLDIDGGIGTFFVYASKGRRELPDERFLLEGEPERISRGGTFLGHHLLVPLEGVAVHINAFNFPCWGMLEKLAPTFLAGMPAIVKPASVTAYVAERVVRLLLESGLLPEGALQLICGGVGDLFDHLTGQDVVTFTGSAETGLRLKSHPTVLREAVRFNMEADSLNFSMLGPDVTPDMPEFDLFLNEVVREMTIKTGQRCTAIRRTLVPADRVDAVLEALSKRLREVVVGDPANERVQMGPLVSRDQVAEVRSRLQELAAAGEIVCGGDSDLQLVEADLERGAFFAPTLLYCAHPFEHTAPHTVEAFGPVNTVMPYRDLDEAIRLARMGRGSLVGSLVTADPDVARTVVLGTAAYHGRLLVLDRTCARENTGHGSPLPHLVHGGPGRAGGGEEMGGIRGLYRYMQRTALQGSPDMLTAIGNEWMPGAARPEADVHPFRKYFDDLRIGETYTTARRTVTEADIVNFAGISGDFFYAHMDDLAARESEVFQGRVAHGYFVLSAAAGLFVDPRPGPVLANYGLENLRFTKPVKPGDTIQAKLTVKQKIPREARKGERPSGVVKWHVDVTNQDDELVATYDILTLVARRPEPEA from the coding sequence ATGGAGACGACCGTCTATCTCGGTAAGGTGCAGAGCTTTGCTCAGGGCCGCTGGCACACACCTCAGGGCAAAGGCCGCCCGGTGTACCATGCGGTTACCGGTGAACCCATTGCCGAAATTTCCAGTGAAGGCCTGGACTTCAAAGGCATGCTGGAATACGCCCGGAGCGTGGGCGGTCCGAAGCTTCGTCAGATGACCTTCCACGAACGGGCTCGCATGCTCAAAGCCCTGGCCCTCTATCTCAACGAACACAAGGCCGAACTGTACGAGCTCTCGCGAGCCACTGGCGCTACCAAACAGGATGCCTGGCTCGACATTGACGGCGGCATCGGGACATTCTTCGTTTATGCCAGTAAAGGCCGCCGCGAACTACCTGATGAACGCTTCCTGCTCGAAGGCGAACCCGAACGCATCTCCCGGGGCGGCACTTTCCTGGGGCACCATCTGCTGGTGCCACTTGAAGGCGTGGCCGTCCATATCAACGCCTTCAACTTCCCCTGCTGGGGCATGCTGGAAAAACTGGCCCCCACCTTCCTGGCCGGCATGCCCGCCATCGTCAAGCCCGCTTCGGTAACAGCCTACGTCGCTGAACGTGTCGTCCGCCTCCTGCTCGAATCAGGCCTCCTGCCCGAAGGGGCGCTGCAACTTATCTGCGGCGGCGTGGGAGACCTGTTCGACCACCTGACCGGCCAGGACGTGGTCACGTTCACAGGCTCGGCCGAAACCGGGCTGCGGCTAAAGTCGCACCCCACCGTACTACGCGAAGCCGTACGCTTCAACATGGAGGCCGACTCGCTCAACTTTTCCATGCTCGGCCCCGACGTCACCCCCGACATGCCCGAGTTCGATCTCTTCCTGAACGAAGTGGTCCGGGAAATGACGATCAAGACGGGGCAGCGCTGCACGGCGATTCGGCGCACGCTGGTACCGGCCGACCGTGTCGATGCCGTACTCGAGGCACTCTCTAAGCGCCTGCGCGAGGTGGTAGTAGGCGACCCGGCCAACGAACGCGTACAGATGGGACCGCTGGTAAGCCGCGACCAGGTGGCCGAAGTGCGCAGCCGCCTGCAGGAACTGGCTGCCGCCGGCGAAATTGTCTGCGGCGGCGACAGCGACCTGCAGCTCGTGGAAGCCGATCTTGAACGCGGCGCTTTCTTTGCACCGACGTTGCTCTATTGCGCCCATCCCTTCGAGCATACAGCACCGCACACTGTGGAAGCGTTCGGACCTGTCAATACGGTAATGCCCTACCGTGACCTGGATGAAGCCATCCGGCTGGCTCGCATGGGGCGTGGCAGCCTGGTGGGCTCCCTGGTGACGGCTGATCCTGACGTGGCCCGCACCGTCGTGCTGGGTACCGCCGCCTATCATGGCCGCCTGCTGGTGCTGGATCGCACCTGCGCCCGCGAGAACACCGGCCATGGCTCCCCGCTCCCCCATCTGGTGCATGGTGGCCCCGGACGGGCCGGCGGCGGTGAAGAAATGGGCGGCATCCGTGGCCTCTATCGCTACATGCAACGCACCGCCCTGCAGGGCTCACCCGACATGCTGACAGCGATCGGCAACGAGTGGATGCCCGGCGCTGCCCGCCCCGAAGCTGACGTACACCCCTTCCGGAAATACTTCGACGACCTGCGCATCGGCGAGACGTACACAACTGCCCGCCGCACCGTCACTGAAGCCGACATTGTCAACTTTGCCGGCATCAGTGGCGACTTCTTCTATGCCCACATGGACGATCTGGCTGCCCGCGAAAGCGAAGTCTTCCAGGGACGCGTCGCGCACGGCTACTTTGTACTCTCAGCCGCAGCCGGTCTGTTCGTCGATCCCCGTCCAGGTCCGGTACTGGCCAACTACGGCCTGGAAAACCTGCGCTTCACAAAGCCGGTTAAACCGGGCGACACCATCCAGGCCAAATTGACCGTAAAGCAAAAGATTCCACGCGAAGCACGCAAAGGCGAACGCCCCAGCGGCGTTGTCAAATGGCATGTGGATGTAACCAATCAAGATGACGAGCTGGTGGCTACCTACGACATCCTGACGCTGGTAGCGCGCCGTCCCGAACCGGAAGCCTGA
- a CDS encoding 3-hydroxyacyl-CoA dehydrogenase NAD-binding domain-containing protein, which yields MTPTLTAATLVGIVGAGTMGRGIAQVAATFGHPVLLHDSNPRALEDARAFLERILSRLVAKGKLAPGQDAEILKRITFLRDGPEPLATCGLIIEAIVEDLAAKQTLFAQLERLVAPEAILATNTSSLSVTAIASACQRPERVLGLHFFNPAPLMPLVEIVPGVATASEVVACTRSLVEAWGKTPVVARDTPGFIVNRVARPFYGEALRILEEGIADVPTIDWAMRTFGGFRMGPFELMDLIGNDINFRVTETLWKACFYEPRYRPSFTQQRMVEAGRLGRKTGIGFYDYREGATNPSPVTDPTLGQQIFQRILAMLINEAVDAVFWRIASPEDIDRAMQLGVNYPKGLLHWADELGLQTVLGWMESLYDTYREDRYRPSPLFRQMIHRNMRFFEEADT from the coding sequence ATGACACCAACCCTCACCGCTGCCACCCTCGTGGGCATCGTTGGTGCCGGCACGATGGGACGCGGCATTGCCCAGGTGGCCGCCACCTTCGGCCATCCGGTCCTGCTCCATGACAGCAATCCCCGAGCACTGGAAGATGCCCGTGCTTTTCTCGAACGCATCCTGAGCCGATTGGTCGCAAAAGGCAAGCTGGCACCGGGCCAGGATGCCGAAATCCTGAAGCGCATCACGTTTCTGCGCGACGGACCGGAACCATTGGCAACCTGCGGGCTGATCATCGAAGCTATTGTCGAGGATCTGGCGGCCAAGCAGACCCTTTTTGCCCAGCTGGAACGCCTGGTTGCGCCAGAGGCCATCCTGGCCACCAATACATCGTCGCTGTCGGTGACGGCCATTGCTTCGGCCTGCCAGCGACCGGAACGGGTGCTTGGATTGCATTTTTTCAATCCAGCCCCCCTGATGCCACTGGTCGAAATAGTCCCGGGCGTGGCCACAGCCTCCGAAGTAGTAGCCTGTACGCGCTCATTAGTGGAAGCCTGGGGCAAAACGCCCGTCGTTGCCCGCGACACGCCAGGCTTCATCGTCAACCGGGTGGCCCGTCCCTTTTATGGCGAAGCCCTGCGCATTCTGGAGGAAGGCATCGCCGACGTGCCTACCATCGACTGGGCCATGCGCACGTTCGGAGGCTTCCGCATGGGTCCCTTCGAATTGATGGACCTGATCGGCAACGACATCAACTTTCGCGTGACCGAAACGCTCTGGAAAGCATGCTTCTACGAACCCCGCTATCGTCCTTCGTTCACGCAGCAACGCATGGTCGAAGCGGGCCGACTGGGGCGCAAAACCGGTATCGGCTTTTACGACTACCGGGAAGGCGCTACTAACCCCTCCCCGGTTACGGATCCGACGCTCGGCCAGCAAATTTTTCAGCGAATTCTGGCCATGCTGATCAACGAAGCTGTTGATGCCGTCTTCTGGCGCATTGCTTCACCCGAAGACATTGACCGGGCCATGCAACTGGGCGTAAACTACCCGAAGGGTTTGCTTCACTGGGCTGATGAGCTGGGACTGCAAACTGTGCTGGGCTGGATGGAATCGCTCTACGATACCTACCGTGAAGATCGCTACCGTCCCAGCCCGCTTTTCCGCCAGATGATCCATCGAAATATGCGCTTCTTTGAAGAAGCCGACACCTGA
- a CDS encoding YbaN family protein, which yields MRLLRLGSGLLCTALGFLGIVLPVLPATPFFLLATYLFARSSPRLEQWLLDLPRIGPSIRAYQAGLGIPRRTKWWATLIIVLSILLSVWRLPALSAKVLVIALGAIGLWYVHRRIPTREDVLARRSPDKLT from the coding sequence ATGCGACTGCTACGACTCGGCAGTGGATTACTCTGCACCGCTCTGGGATTTCTGGGTATCGTGCTGCCCGTGTTGCCGGCTACCCCCTTTTTTCTGCTGGCGACTTACCTCTTTGCCCGCAGCAGTCCGCGCCTGGAACAGTGGCTGCTGGACCTGCCCCGCATCGGGCCATCGATCCGTGCCTATCAGGCCGGCCTGGGCATCCCGCGTCGTACCAAGTGGTGGGCCACGCTGATTATCGTGCTCTCAATCCTGCTGAGCGTCTGGCGCCTGCCCGCACTGTCCGCCAAGGTGCTGGTGATTGCCCTGGGCGCTATCGGCCTCTGGTATGTGCACCGGCGTATTCCCACCCGTGAAGACGTGTTGGCCCGGCGTTCACCAGACAAGCTGACGTGA
- a CDS encoding transketolase C-terminal domain-containing protein, giving the protein MGGKQNRTTGTQRKKRRAAPAMGPDAAFDWQRVARLVLMARYLDELEETRLLPERKVRYQFSAKGHELAQVLLGQLLTHPKDGVSTYYRSRPLMLALGVSPEEALAASMGKAGGYSDGRDVGVVCNLPGRNGPTVLPMAGDVGSQYTPGVGWAQAICYRRDVLQEADYQGALAVVHGGEGSVATNGFWAALNIATTLRLPVLFYIEDNGYAISVPGHLQTPGGNIARNLAAFGNLHVLDGDGTQPETAARLLHEAIARVRVGEGPVLLRLTMPRLSGHSGHDNQAYKPPEVLEAERARDPLRALHRFLVPSVLSDDAWAQLEAAVAREVEEALAAALKRPDPDPARVTRYVFAEVGEDGAPEIQQAGGMAPEGLRLSEGTDRPRPEPPRINMVEAIRRTLAHELRINPRVIVFGEDVGPKGGVHTATLGLQEEFGEARVFDTSLSEEGIIGRAVGMALAGLMPVAELQFRKYADPATEQLNNCGTIRWRTANRFAAPIVVRMPGGFARVGDPWHSVSDEVRWVHAIGWQVAYPSNAEDAVGLLRAAMRSLNPTIFFEHRLLLDHPTARRPYPGDDFVLPFGRARIVRSGEALTVVTWGAMVHRCEAACEEAGIDAEIIDLRTLQPWDRDAVLASVQRTNRCLIVHEDTLTAGFGAEIAAVLARDAFTYLDAPVERLAVPDIPIPYHPQLLEATVPDVARIATAMRALLAF; this is encoded by the coding sequence ATGGGGGGCAAACAGAACCGCACAACAGGCACGCAACGCAAAAAGCGCCGGGCTGCGCCGGCGATGGGGCCGGATGCTGCCTTCGACTGGCAGCGTGTGGCCCGACTGGTGCTGATGGCTCGTTATCTTGATGAACTGGAAGAAACGCGCCTGCTCCCCGAGCGCAAGGTGCGTTACCAGTTTTCGGCGAAGGGGCACGAGCTGGCACAGGTGCTGCTTGGTCAGCTGCTGACGCACCCGAAAGACGGTGTCAGCACGTACTATCGATCGCGCCCGCTGATGCTGGCCCTGGGCGTTTCGCCTGAAGAAGCGCTGGCAGCTTCGATGGGTAAGGCGGGGGGTTACAGTGATGGACGGGATGTGGGCGTGGTGTGCAACCTGCCTGGCCGCAATGGACCAACGGTCTTGCCTATGGCCGGGGACGTCGGCTCACAGTACACACCGGGCGTCGGCTGGGCACAGGCCATCTGCTATCGACGCGATGTGCTGCAGGAGGCAGACTACCAGGGGGCGTTGGCGGTGGTGCATGGGGGCGAGGGATCAGTGGCCACGAACGGCTTCTGGGCTGCCCTGAACATTGCCACTACGCTGCGGTTGCCTGTTCTCTTCTACATCGAAGACAATGGCTACGCGATTTCGGTGCCGGGCCATCTGCAGACGCCAGGCGGTAATATTGCCCGCAACCTTGCCGCTTTTGGCAACTTGCACGTGCTGGACGGCGACGGTACGCAACCGGAAACGGCCGCCCGCCTGTTGCACGAGGCAATAGCCCGGGTGCGCGTCGGTGAGGGACCGGTCCTGTTGCGACTGACAATGCCTCGGCTTTCGGGCCACTCCGGCCATGACAACCAGGCCTACAAACCCCCCGAAGTGCTGGAAGCAGAACGGGCCCGTGATCCACTGCGTGCGCTGCATCGGTTTCTGGTACCTTCGGTGCTGTCGGACGACGCCTGGGCACAACTGGAGGCCGCTGTGGCTCGGGAGGTGGAAGAGGCCCTGGCTGCTGCGCTCAAGCGGCCAGATCCGGATCCCGCACGGGTGACCCGTTATGTTTTTGCCGAGGTAGGAGAGGATGGGGCCCCGGAAATCCAGCAGGCCGGGGGCATGGCACCGGAAGGCCTCAGGCTCTCGGAGGGTACCGATCGGCCCCGACCGGAGCCGCCGCGGATCAACATGGTGGAGGCGATTCGTCGGACGCTGGCCCACGAGCTGCGCATCAACCCGCGGGTGATCGTCTTTGGCGAAGACGTGGGGCCAAAAGGCGGTGTGCATACGGCCACGCTGGGCCTGCAGGAGGAATTCGGCGAAGCCCGCGTGTTCGACACCAGCCTGTCCGAAGAGGGTATCATCGGACGGGCTGTCGGTATGGCGCTGGCCGGTCTGATGCCGGTGGCCGAGCTTCAGTTTCGAAAGTACGCGGATCCAGCTACCGAACAGCTCAACAACTGTGGGACGATCCGCTGGCGTACGGCCAATCGCTTCGCCGCACCGATTGTGGTGCGCATGCCGGGTGGATTTGCACGGGTAGGCGATCCCTGGCACAGCGTATCCGATGAGGTGCGCTGGGTACACGCGATTGGCTGGCAGGTGGCCTATCCGTCCAATGCCGAAGACGCTGTGGGTTTGCTGCGAGCGGCTATGCGCTCGCTCAATCCCACAATCTTTTTCGAGCACCGGCTGTTGCTGGATCATCCGACGGCTCGCCGCCCCTATCCCGGCGATGACTTCGTGTTGCCCTTCGGGCGGGCTCGAATTGTGCGGTCCGGCGAGGCGCTCACCGTGGTTACCTGGGGGGCTATGGTCCATCGGTGTGAAGCGGCCTGTGAGGAGGCCGGCATCGATGCTGAAATCATCGACCTGCGTACGCTACAGCCCTGGGACCGGGACGCTGTGCTGGCTTCGGTGCAACGAACCAATCGATGCCTGATCGTGCATGAGGATACGCTGACGGCCGGCTTCGGGGCAGAGATTGCCGCCGTGCTGGCCCGTGATGCCTTCACCTACCTGGATGCACCGGTCGAGCGGCTGGCCGTCCCCGATATTCCGATTCCCTACCATCCACAGCTACTCGAAGCAACCGTCCCCGACGTGGCCCGGATTGCAACAGCCATGCGTGCGCTGCTTGCTTTTTAA
- a CDS encoding transferase hexapeptide repeat family protein translates to MANIFEFEGFRPVVHESAFIHPNATVIGNVVIGRNVYVAAGAVIRGDWGEIIIEDGCNVQENCVIHMFPGLTVVLEEAAHIGHGAIIHGARIGRNALVGMNAVVMDHAVVGAGSIVGALTLVPERMKIPDRKIAVGVPARLVGEVSDERLAWKTAGTRLYQQLPEQLRRSLRPCEPLREVPPDRPKMEAIYKTFRETITELQQDT, encoded by the coding sequence ATGGCCAACATCTTTGAATTCGAAGGCTTTCGCCCGGTTGTTCACGAAAGTGCCTTCATCCACCCCAACGCGACGGTGATCGGCAACGTCGTAATCGGTCGCAATGTGTACGTAGCCGCCGGTGCCGTCATCCGGGGTGACTGGGGCGAAATCATCATTGAAGACGGCTGCAACGTGCAGGAAAACTGCGTCATCCACATGTTTCCCGGGCTCACCGTCGTCCTGGAAGAAGCGGCCCACATCGGGCACGGCGCCATCATCCATGGTGCCCGAATCGGCCGCAATGCGCTGGTGGGCATGAACGCCGTGGTGATGGACCATGCCGTGGTAGGTGCCGGTAGCATCGTCGGAGCGCTGACGCTGGTCCCGGAACGCATGAAGATCCCCGACCGCAAGATTGCCGTGGGTGTACCGGCCCGCCTTGTGGGAGAGGTCAGCGATGAACGGCTGGCCTGGAAAACGGCCGGCACCCGACTCTACCAGCAGCTTCCAGAACAGCTACGCCGGAGCCTTCGCCCCTGTGAGCCCCTGCGTGAGGTACCTCCCGATCGTCCCAAAATGGAAGCTATCTACAAAACCTTCCGCGAAACCATTACCGAACTCCAGCAAGATACATAA
- a CDS encoding hotdog fold thioesterase — protein sequence MSSHDFMPAETKNETPEQRARRIVDQMMARDAFSQWLGIEVLAVTPGRAVVRMTVRPEMLNGFAVAHGGIAFALADSALAFASNTCGSVTMTLESSVFFATPVRAGDVLTATAEEVSAGNRVALYDVVVTRADGTRVAFVRGTVYRTKQPHA from the coding sequence ATGAGCAGTCACGACTTTATGCCTGCGGAAACAAAAAACGAAACGCCCGAGCAGCGGGCCCGTCGGATCGTGGACCAGATGATGGCCCGGGATGCGTTCAGCCAGTGGCTGGGGATCGAAGTGCTGGCGGTTACGCCTGGCCGGGCCGTCGTACGCATGACCGTACGCCCGGAAATGCTGAACGGCTTTGCCGTCGCCCATGGGGGGATCGCCTTTGCCCTGGCCGATAGCGCCCTGGCTTTTGCTTCGAACACCTGCGGCTCGGTAACCATGACGCTCGAAAGCTCCGTGTTCTTTGCCACGCCTGTCCGGGCCGGCGATGTGCTTACGGCCACGGCTGAAGAAGTATCAGCTGGCAACCGTGTGGCCCTCTACGACGTGGTGGTGACACGGGCCGATGGGACCCGTGTAGCCTTTGTGCGCGGTACGGTGTACCGCACGAAACAGCCCCACGCCTGA
- the paaD gene encoding 1,2-phenylacetyl-CoA epoxidase subunit PaaD — protein sequence MTPADILEALTEVRDPEIPVLNIVEMGIVRDVRLEQDTVHVDITPTYTGCPAMRTIESEIVRTLQARGFQQVVVHKVFREPWTTDWMTDEAREKLRAYGIAPPPPRAEEAPDLIPLPFFVESNRPSVPCPFCGSEQTRQTSAFGSTACKALFFCEACRQPFEYFKPL from the coding sequence ATGACGCCTGCCGACATTCTGGAAGCACTGACGGAAGTTCGGGATCCAGAGATTCCAGTCCTGAACATCGTAGAGATGGGGATTGTGCGGGATGTGCGTCTGGAGCAGGATACCGTACATGTCGACATCACGCCCACCTATACGGGCTGCCCCGCCATGCGCACGATTGAAAGTGAGATCGTGCGCACCTTGCAGGCTCGTGGATTCCAGCAGGTGGTCGTGCACAAAGTGTTTCGCGAGCCCTGGACGACGGACTGGATGACCGACGAAGCCCGCGAAAAACTTCGAGCCTATGGAATTGCGCCTCCTCCCCCACGTGCCGAAGAAGCCCCAGACCTGATCCCCCTGCCATTTTTTGTGGAATCCAACAGGCCATCGGTGCCCTGTCCTTTCTGTGGCTCAGAGCAGACGCGTCAGACAAGCGCCTTCGGCTCGACCGCCTGCAAGGCCCTCTTCTTCTGCGAAGCCTGTCGTCAACCCTTTGAGTACTTCAAGCCGCTCTGA